The Cronobacter sakazakii genome has a window encoding:
- a CDS encoding AraC family transcriptional regulator — protein MPGEKENKDWVKLAQTPGKIERIEAYFSGHGYEPHRHDTYAIGRTLSGVQRFHYRDGKKHSLPGGTMVLHPDEIHDGEAGTTEGFQYRMLYIDPALIQKILGGKPLPFIPGGISSDPRLYAATEPLLKAPEESFDALEEEDALYDLARTMASIGGQRFRRCLVDYRSAESAREYIQTEFTQNITLETLSAVSGKDRWSLSRDFRALYGTSPYRYVTMRRLEYCRRKIQAGLTLAEAATEAGFSDQSHMTRQFIKTFGLSPGRWQKFIQNSQR, from the coding sequence ATGCCTGGCGAAAAAGAGAATAAAGACTGGGTCAAACTCGCACAAACGCCGGGAAAAATAGAACGCATTGAAGCCTATTTCAGTGGACATGGCTATGAACCACATCGGCATGATACCTACGCCATCGGCAGAACATTATCCGGCGTGCAGCGCTTTCATTATCGGGACGGTAAAAAGCACAGCCTGCCTGGTGGGACGATGGTCTTACATCCGGACGAAATTCATGATGGCGAAGCGGGGACAACCGAAGGCTTTCAGTATCGGATGTTGTATATCGATCCTGCGTTAATTCAGAAAATCCTCGGCGGAAAACCCTTGCCCTTTATTCCAGGTGGGATCTCATCCGATCCCCGGCTTTATGCGGCGACGGAACCTCTGTTAAAAGCCCCTGAAGAATCTTTTGATGCACTGGAAGAAGAGGATGCGCTCTATGATCTTGCCCGGACGATGGCGAGTATTGGAGGGCAGCGTTTTCGCCGGTGTCTGGTGGATTACCGTTCTGCGGAAAGCGCACGCGAATATATTCAAACAGAATTTACCCAGAATATTACGCTGGAGACGTTATCCGCCGTCAGTGGCAAAGATCGCTGGAGCCTGAGCCGGGATTTTCGGGCGCTTTATGGCACGAGTCCTTATCGATATGTGACGATGCGCCGCCTTGAATATTGTCGGCGGAAGATTCAGGCAGGGTTGACGCTGGCTGAAGCCGCGACGGAAGCCGGGTTTTCCGATCAAAGCCATATGACTCGCCAGTTTATTAAAACGTTTGGTCTCTCGCCGGGACGCTGGCAAAAATTTATACAAAACAGCCAGCGCTAA
- a CDS encoding RES family NAD+ phosphorylase, producing MDITPFYTRIEGVFYRAIDPAYRDFALSGSRTPGRYSRGDQPTLYLSSSPQGVEAAMQAHWDNRASLEIINVSVVADKIFDLRNTDAVIAAGIDINDAIAPWQETVKAGGIPPSWQVRARLESLGMNGLIDPSRKAPGLWHLVLFSWNENSHAQVRMIE from the coding sequence ATGGATATCACCCCTTTTTACACCCGCATTGAAGGCGTTTTTTATCGGGCGATCGATCCCGCGTACCGGGACTTTGCGTTATCAGGCTCCAGAACGCCGGGGCGGTATTCACGGGGCGATCAACCCACGCTGTATCTAAGCTCTTCACCGCAAGGCGTTGAGGCCGCCATGCAAGCGCATTGGGATAACAGAGCCAGCCTGGAAATTATCAACGTCAGCGTCGTAGCCGATAAGATTTTTGATCTGCGCAATACTGATGCCGTTATTGCGGCCGGTATCGACATCAATGACGCGATTGCGCCGTGGCAGGAGACGGTGAAAGCAGGCGGCATTCCGCCGTCATGGCAGGTACGCGCGCGTCTGGAATCACTGGGCATGAACGGACTGATTGACCCTTCACGCAAAGCGCCTGGCCTCTGGCATCTGGTGCTGTTTTCATGGAATGAAAACAGCCACGCTCAGGTGCGAATGATTGAATGA
- a CDS encoding PTS transporter subunit EIIC: MSLITGFVKSLSKLSMIGRALMLPISLLPAAGLLLAFGDKFHLPLMMNAGGVIFDNLPLLFAIGSAVGLASESGIAALSAAVSVFIINITISTQLGITQEMAASGGKYAMVVGIPTLQMGVFGGLISGILAAWCYNRFHTLQLPEFLGFFSGKRFVAIAAAFLSFLLGLALPYVWQHIQAGIDALSVIVNGDNQAASTFIFGLVERALIPLGLHHIWYPSFWYSFGDYTTQSGQVIHGDQTIWFKMLEEGVKSFSSNTYQNAGKFMQGEFPLMLFALPAACLAMYHEASTKNKKIASGILFSAALTCFLTGITEPVEFTFIFVAPVLYVFNAIMAGLAYMSMYLLDAHIAKSFSAGLIDYISFGILPSFNGYQTHYLNAVIVGIPMAIIYYFTFRFVIRRFDVKTPGRVDVTASADDKTDAELAGNIVGLLGGKENITSVGACITRLRLEVARPDLVDKDGLNGLGARGVVFVGDNGIQVIFGARAQFIAQSLSGMTGK; this comes from the coding sequence ATGAGTCTGATAACAGGTTTCGTTAAATCGCTGTCAAAATTGTCGATGATAGGCCGCGCGCTGATGCTGCCTATTTCGCTGCTGCCCGCCGCCGGTCTGCTGCTGGCGTTTGGCGATAAGTTCCATCTGCCGCTGATGATGAACGCGGGCGGGGTTATTTTCGATAACCTGCCGCTGCTGTTCGCCATCGGCTCCGCCGTCGGTCTGGCGTCGGAATCCGGCATCGCGGCGCTCTCGGCGGCGGTCTCGGTCTTTATCATTAACATCACCATCAGCACGCAGCTTGGCATCACGCAGGAAATGGCGGCGAGCGGCGGCAAATACGCCATGGTGGTCGGCATTCCCACGCTGCAGATGGGCGTGTTCGGCGGGCTGATTTCAGGCATTCTCGCCGCATGGTGTTATAACCGCTTCCACACGCTGCAACTGCCGGAGTTCCTGGGGTTCTTCTCCGGCAAACGGTTTGTGGCGATCGCCGCGGCGTTTCTTTCCTTCCTGCTTGGGCTGGCGCTGCCGTATGTCTGGCAGCATATTCAGGCGGGCATCGACGCGCTGTCGGTTATTGTTAACGGTGATAACCAGGCGGCCTCGACGTTTATCTTCGGGCTGGTAGAGCGCGCGCTGATCCCGCTGGGCCTGCACCATATCTGGTATCCGTCGTTCTGGTATTCGTTTGGCGATTACACCACCCAGAGCGGCCAGGTTATCCACGGCGATCAGACCATCTGGTTCAAAATGCTGGAAGAAGGCGTGAAAAGCTTCAGCAGTAATACCTACCAGAACGCCGGTAAGTTTATGCAGGGCGAGTTCCCGCTGATGCTGTTCGCGCTGCCGGCGGCGTGTCTCGCGATGTATCACGAAGCCAGTACGAAGAATAAGAAAATCGCCTCCGGTATTCTTTTCTCCGCCGCGCTGACCTGTTTTCTGACGGGGATCACGGAGCCGGTTGAATTTACCTTTATTTTTGTCGCGCCGGTGTTGTATGTATTTAACGCCATCATGGCGGGGCTTGCGTATATGTCCATGTATTTACTGGACGCGCATATTGCCAAATCGTTCTCCGCCGGGCTTATCGACTATATTTCGTTCGGCATTCTGCCCTCTTTTAACGGCTATCAGACGCACTATCTGAACGCGGTTATCGTCGGCATTCCGATGGCGATTATTTACTACTTCACCTTCCGCTTTGTTATCCGCCGTTTTGATGTGAAAACGCCGGGCCGCGTGGATGTCACCGCCAGTGCGGATGATAAAACCGATGCGGAACTGGCGGGCAATATTGTGGGCCTGCTGGGTGGTAAAGAGAACATCACCAGCGTCGGCGCCTGTATTACGCGCCTGCGTCTGGAAGTGGCGCGACCGGATCTCGTTGATAAAGACGGGCTGAACGGGCTTGGCGCGCGCGGCGTGGTGTTTGTGGGCGATAACGGTATTCAGGTGATTTTCGGGGCGCGCGCGCAGTTCATCGCGCAAAGTCTGTCAGGCATGACGGGGAAATAG
- a CDS encoding rhodanese-like domain-containing protein, which yields MSSIFITPEEVHALSGRKIMLIDIRGQDEWRREHLADARALPLEQIQPGCLDKDALAQTDMVIFHCQSGMRTEKAQQQLTAAAHPANVRIMQGGLNAWKAAGLPVITDRRQPLPLMRQVQIVAGALALGGTIAGAVVTPAFYIVPGFVGAGLMFAGITGWCGMAKLLAVMPWNQHRVS from the coding sequence ATGTCATCAATATTTATCACCCCTGAGGAAGTGCACGCGCTTTCCGGGCGGAAGATCATGCTGATCGATATCCGGGGGCAGGATGAGTGGCGGCGGGAACATCTGGCTGATGCCCGCGCATTACCGCTGGAGCAGATCCAGCCCGGCTGTCTTGATAAAGACGCGCTGGCGCAAACCGACATGGTGATTTTTCACTGTCAGAGCGGAATGCGAACAGAGAAAGCCCAACAGCAACTGACAGCCGCGGCGCATCCGGCAAACGTGCGGATAATGCAGGGCGGCCTGAACGCATGGAAAGCGGCGGGACTGCCGGTCATTACCGACCGGCGCCAGCCGTTACCGCTGATGCGCCAGGTGCAGATTGTCGCCGGTGCGCTGGCGCTTGGCGGCACTATTGCGGGCGCGGTAGTGACGCCTGCGTTTTATATCGTTCCGGGGTTCGTCGGGGCGGGGCTGATGTTTGCGGGTATCACCGGCTGGTGCGGGATGGCGAAACTGCTGGCCGTGATGCCCTGGAATCAGCACCGGGTTTCGTGA
- a CDS encoding DcrB-related protein — MSNKVQPYSLYEGNFLTTAPVLDRSVNVLMFRDPDNQEYSLIINRATLDEDQTPEAFCEAQMDILRNKLPGFQLEGKMLRHETGPSRLPVVQIANRYLQEGKTIRQVQTLVQLPFDAVTNPLNREVIIFTLYAEADFTEYQRKHYVQIINSFNPNVSPLVE, encoded by the coding sequence ATGAGTAATAAAGTGCAGCCCTATTCGCTTTATGAGGGAAATTTTCTGACCACCGCGCCGGTGCTCGACAGAAGCGTTAATGTGCTGATGTTTCGCGACCCGGATAATCAGGAATATAGCCTGATAATTAATCGCGCGACGCTGGATGAAGACCAGACGCCGGAAGCGTTTTGCGAGGCGCAAATGGACATTCTGCGCAACAAACTCCCCGGCTTTCAGCTTGAAGGAAAAATGCTCCGCCACGAGACTGGCCCGTCGCGGCTGCCGGTCGTGCAAATCGCGAACCGCTATTTACAGGAAGGAAAAACCATTCGTCAGGTGCAAACGCTGGTTCAGCTGCCTTTTGACGCAGTTACCAATCCCCTGAACCGGGAAGTCATTATTTTTACGCTTTACGCCGAGGCTGACTTCACCGAGTATCAGCGTAAACACTACGTGCAGATCATTAATAGTTTTAATCCGAACGTATCACCGCTGGTGGAATAG
- a CDS encoding cupin domain-containing protein — protein sequence MYYPINLEQKFSLFNTYWQPKVIAQMNDYQFKVVKIEGDFIWHSHPETDEAFIVIEGVLRIDFRDGHVFVGPGEMYVVPKGIEHKTSAEAAVKMMMIEPCGVLNTGHEGGARTAENDVWI from the coding sequence ATGTATTATCCCATTAATCTTGAACAGAAATTTTCTCTCTTCAATACGTACTGGCAGCCGAAAGTCATCGCCCAAATGAATGACTACCAGTTCAAGGTAGTGAAAATCGAAGGCGACTTTATATGGCATTCGCATCCTGAAACCGACGAAGCATTTATTGTAATTGAAGGCGTATTACGGATTGATTTTCGGGACGGCCACGTGTTCGTCGGCCCGGGTGAAATGTACGTTGTACCCAAAGGCATCGAGCATAAAACCTCTGCTGAGGCGGCGGTAAAAATGATGATGATCGAACCCTGCGGGGTGCTCAATACCGGGCACGAAGGAGGAGCGCGCACCGCAGAGAACGATGTCTGGATCTAA
- the folD gene encoding bifunctional methylenetetrahydrofolate dehydrogenase/methenyltetrahydrofolate cyclohydrolase FolD, protein MAAKIIDGKTIAQQVRLEVAEKVKARVAAGKRAPGLAVVLVGANPASQIYVGSKRKACEEVGFVSRSYDLPETTSEAELLALIDELNADAAIDGILVQLPLPAGIDNVKVLERIAPDKDVDGFHPYNVGRLCQRAPRLRPCTPRGIVTLLERYNIDTYGLNAVVIGASNIVGRPMSMELLLAGCTTTVTHRFTKNLRQHVENADLLIVAVGKPGFIPGEWIKEGAIVIDVGINRLENGKVVGDVVFEEAAKRASYITPVPGGVGPMTVATLIENTLQACVEYHDGEEA, encoded by the coding sequence ATGGCAGCAAAGATTATTGACGGTAAAACGATTGCGCAGCAGGTGCGGCTTGAAGTTGCCGAAAAAGTGAAAGCGCGCGTGGCGGCCGGAAAACGCGCTCCCGGGCTTGCGGTTGTGCTCGTTGGCGCGAACCCGGCATCGCAGATTTATGTCGGCAGCAAACGTAAGGCTTGTGAGGAAGTGGGCTTTGTGTCCCGCTCTTACGATCTGCCGGAAACCACCAGCGAAGCTGAGCTGCTGGCGCTGATTGACGAGCTGAACGCCGACGCCGCGATTGACGGCATTCTGGTTCAGCTGCCGCTGCCGGCCGGTATCGATAACGTGAAGGTGCTGGAGCGCATCGCGCCGGATAAAGACGTGGACGGCTTCCATCCGTATAACGTTGGCCGCCTGTGCCAGCGCGCGCCGCGTCTGCGCCCGTGTACGCCGCGCGGTATCGTCACGCTGCTTGAGCGTTACAACATCGACACTTATGGCCTGAATGCCGTGGTGATCGGCGCGTCCAATATCGTCGGCCGCCCGATGAGCATGGAGCTATTACTGGCGGGTTGCACCACCACAGTGACCCACCGCTTCACCAAAAATCTGCGTCAGCATGTCGAAAATGCCGATTTGCTGATCGTCGCGGTCGGCAAGCCGGGCTTTATTCCGGGCGAGTGGATCAAAGAAGGTGCCATCGTGATTGATGTCGGCATCAACCGTCTGGAAAACGGCAAAGTGGTCGGCGACGTGGTGTTTGAAGAGGCGGCCAAGCGCGCCAGCTACATTACGCCTGTGCCGGGCGGCGTTGGCCCGATGACGGTCGCCACGCTTATTGAGAACACGCTGCAGGCGTGCGTTGAATACCATGACGGCGAGGAGGCATAA
- a CDS encoding AraC family transcriptional regulator: protein MYIAAAACDALPDAPCILTLSGLLREAVTRAATWKENHLTASQQRLAGVILDEIASLPQVNLGLPMPQDARLIRIARALSARPDDARRLEEWAAWAGLSSRTLTRRFSAETGFSFTQWRQRVRLLKALELLAAGKPVTAVALDLGHDNVSTFIALFRRVFGTTPGRYQI from the coding sequence GTGTATATCGCGGCGGCGGCCTGCGATGCCTTACCCGATGCCCCCTGTATTCTCACCCTTTCCGGCCTGTTAAGAGAGGCGGTGACACGCGCGGCAACCTGGAAGGAAAATCATCTTACAGCATCGCAGCAACGGCTCGCTGGCGTCATTCTTGATGAGATAGCGTCACTGCCCCAGGTTAACCTCGGGCTGCCCATGCCGCAGGATGCGCGCCTTATCAGGATCGCGCGGGCGCTTTCAGCCAGGCCAGATGACGCTCGCAGACTGGAGGAATGGGCCGCATGGGCCGGGCTATCCTCACGCACGCTGACGAGACGATTCAGTGCCGAAACCGGATTCAGCTTTACACAGTGGCGACAGCGCGTGCGGTTGCTAAAAGCGCTCGAACTTCTGGCGGCGGGTAAACCTGTCACTGCGGTTGCGCTGGATTTGGGTCACGACAATGTCAGCACGTTTATTGCCTTATTTCGCCGGGTGTTTGGCACGACGCCTGGCCGGTATCAGATTTGA
- a CDS encoding ArsR/SmtB family transcription factor, with protein sequence MTDLNALHRQAASAAALLKTLSHPQRLLILCVLIENPGTEAGELCKMSGLSPSATSQHLARMKAEGLIEGIREARYIRYHIKNEAVVAVVHTLKTIYCPGE encoded by the coding sequence ATGACCGATCTGAATGCGTTACACAGGCAGGCCGCCAGTGCCGCCGCGCTTCTCAAAACGCTGAGCCACCCGCAGCGATTGCTGATTTTATGCGTACTCATAGAAAACCCCGGCACCGAAGCCGGGGAGCTTTGCAAAATGAGTGGCCTCAGTCCTTCGGCAACCTCTCAACATCTGGCGCGGATGAAAGCGGAAGGGCTGATAGAAGGCATTCGCGAGGCGCGGTACATCCGTTATCACATTAAAAATGAGGCGGTTGTGGCGGTGGTGCACACGCTTAAAACTATTTATTGTCCGGGAGAATAA
- a CDS encoding winged helix-turn-helix transcriptional regulator, with product MSTDIAAQLAEINSTRPVLEQVANKWSVLILTVLCTQPARFNAIKRRLDPITHKALTEALRRLERNGLVSRRVIASSPVAVEYSITPLGRTLQEPFVALVGWARQHGAAIELAQVAYDERLAADEPV from the coding sequence ATGTCGACGGATATCGCTGCCCAACTGGCTGAAATCAACAGCACCCGCCCTGTTCTGGAACAGGTGGCCAACAAATGGTCGGTATTGATTCTGACCGTACTGTGCACCCAGCCCGCGCGCTTTAACGCCATAAAACGCAGGCTGGATCCGATCACGCATAAGGCTCTTACGGAGGCGCTGCGTCGCCTTGAGCGCAACGGCCTGGTCAGCCGTCGCGTCATTGCGTCATCGCCTGTGGCGGTTGAGTATTCGATTACGCCGCTCGGGCGAACGCTGCAGGAACCGTTTGTAGCGCTGGTGGGCTGGGCCAGGCAGCATGGCGCGGCGATAGAGCTGGCGCAGGTGGCTTACGACGAGCGTCTTGCTGCCGATGAGCCCGTCTGA
- a CDS encoding helix-turn-helix domain-containing GNAT family N-acetyltransferase codes for MTIEPQLVENIRVASRLMVRELGFMNQTLAATNYSPSVVHTLLEAERCGTITAAHLVQVLGLEKSSVSRMLAKLVAAGELQETGSAGDARSKLLRLTAQGKTTVAKINHYGNERVITALKNLSAHQRETVSQGLTHYAQALQACRNGAKTGDNDNLHIVTGYHPGMIGRITEMHGRYYAREHDFGAFFESKVAAGLADFAERLDKPCNQIWLAMLDGRIVGSVAIDGEDLGSGEAHLRWFILDDGCRGSGAGRTLMAEAMRFCDERQFPAVQLWTFNKLTAARRLYESFGFTLTKEWVGSQWGSMFTEQQFTRKCPE; via the coding sequence ATGACTATTGAACCGCAACTGGTTGAAAATATCCGTGTGGCTTCGCGTCTGATGGTCCGTGAGCTCGGCTTTATGAATCAGACGCTGGCGGCAACCAACTACTCGCCTTCCGTCGTTCATACCCTGCTCGAAGCAGAGCGCTGCGGCACGATCACAGCAGCGCATCTGGTACAAGTTCTGGGGCTTGAGAAATCGAGCGTCAGCCGCATGCTGGCAAAACTCGTCGCGGCCGGGGAATTACAGGAAACGGGGTCTGCCGGGGATGCGAGAAGCAAGTTGCTTCGTCTGACGGCGCAAGGCAAAACCACGGTCGCAAAGATTAACCACTACGGTAACGAGCGCGTTATTACCGCATTAAAAAACCTGTCTGCGCACCAGCGTGAGACGGTTTCGCAAGGGCTGACGCATTACGCCCAGGCTTTGCAAGCCTGCCGTAACGGCGCGAAAACCGGTGATAACGATAATCTGCACATTGTCACCGGTTATCATCCGGGCATGATTGGCCGCATTACGGAAATGCACGGCCGTTATTACGCCAGAGAACATGACTTTGGCGCTTTTTTTGAAAGCAAAGTGGCCGCGGGGCTGGCTGATTTTGCCGAGCGTCTGGATAAACCCTGCAATCAGATTTGGCTCGCGATGCTCGACGGGCGCATTGTCGGCTCTGTGGCCATTGACGGGGAAGATCTCGGGAGCGGAGAAGCGCATCTGCGCTGGTTTATCCTGGATGATGGCTGTCGTGGCAGCGGTGCAGGCAGAACGCTGATGGCAGAAGCCATGCGGTTTTGCGATGAAAGGCAATTTCCTGCCGTTCAGTTATGGACATTCAATAAACTGACCGCGGCGAGACGCCTGTATGAGTCGTTTGGTTTTACCCTGACAAAAGAGTGGGTGGGCTCTCAGTGGGGAAGCATGTTTACGGAACAGCAGTTCACCCGCAAATGTCCTGAATAA
- a CDS encoding SDR family NAD(P)-dependent oxidoreductase, which translates to MLKLEGKTVLVTGGNSGIGLAIARRFVQEGAHVFITARREAQLADAVADIGGQIDAIPGDLTTTDDITRLFDTIQTKAGRLDILVYSSGVSEPASLEETTEEHLDHAFGLNVRAMVLTTQRAVRHMNDGGAIVLLGSIAGSMANAGYGTYSATKAAVRSYARTWNAELAPRGIRVNTLSPGPTDTPMFDKVSDEFRHMMNARIPAGRLGHPDEVAAAALFLASDESTYISGAELVIDGGMTA; encoded by the coding sequence ATGTTGAAACTTGAAGGAAAGACCGTCCTGGTGACAGGCGGCAACAGCGGTATCGGGCTTGCTATCGCGCGCCGTTTTGTGCAGGAAGGCGCGCATGTGTTTATCACCGCCCGACGCGAAGCGCAGCTCGCCGATGCAGTGGCTGACATCGGCGGTCAGATTGACGCCATTCCCGGCGATCTTACTACAACCGATGATATCACCCGCCTTTTTGACACCATTCAGACAAAAGCCGGACGCCTCGATATTCTGGTCTATTCCTCCGGCGTCTCCGAGCCAGCGAGCCTTGAGGAGACCACGGAGGAGCATCTCGACCACGCTTTCGGCCTCAACGTGCGTGCGATGGTATTAACGACGCAGCGCGCGGTCCGGCATATGAACGATGGTGGAGCCATCGTGTTGCTCGGCTCGATCGCAGGCTCCATGGCCAATGCCGGTTATGGCACCTATTCTGCCACTAAAGCCGCGGTGCGCTCCTATGCCCGCACGTGGAACGCGGAGCTTGCGCCGCGTGGCATCAGGGTGAATACGCTAAGCCCCGGCCCCACGGATACGCCGATGTTTGACAAAGTGAGCGATGAGTTCAGGCATATGATGAACGCGCGCATCCCGGCCGGGCGCTTAGGCCACCCCGACGAAGTGGCCGCCGCCGCCCTGTTCCTTGCCTCGGACGAAAGCACGTATATCAGCGGCGCGGAGCTGGTTATCGATGGCGGTATGACGGCGTAA
- a CDS encoding MFS transporter, with product MLRSLQALCLMSFFLADVRDGLGPFLGIFLTERHWRPDDIGFVMTAGGIAALLATVPAGIMIDATRKKRLLLLACCALVTLATLLLWYSTHYSVAVVSQIVSGLAAALIGPLVAGITLGLTGQHGFTRQMGRNEAFNHGGNMVAAVLAGVAMWLWGIGAVFILMTGMAVFTALCVVAIREQDIDHDVARGIEKNDQAHAVPQLSVLLRNPVLITTGLTLLLFHLGNAALLPMLSMRVASTGSSLWSPGLYAAATVVISQCVMIPVALFTASQAQRYGYRRLILIALIVLPVRAALAASFAGPLSVIPVQILDGVAAGILGVAVPGYIVNALRGSGHVNAGQSVIMLMQGAGAAFSPALAGSIVAHASWSASFAALGVVALAALIVWWRAGERVSATA from the coding sequence ATGCTGCGATCGCTACAGGCACTGTGCCTGATGAGCTTTTTTCTGGCGGATGTGCGCGATGGGCTGGGGCCTTTTCTGGGCATTTTTCTGACGGAGCGGCACTGGCGGCCGGATGACATTGGCTTTGTGATGACGGCGGGCGGGATTGCCGCGCTGCTGGCGACGGTGCCAGCCGGGATTATGATCGACGCCACCCGTAAAAAGCGCCTGTTACTGCTGGCTTGTTGCGCACTGGTGACGCTCGCGACGCTGCTGCTCTGGTACAGCACGCATTACAGCGTCGCTGTGGTGTCGCAAATCGTCTCCGGGCTTGCCGCCGCGTTGATTGGGCCGCTTGTCGCCGGGATCACGCTCGGCCTGACCGGCCAGCATGGCTTCACCCGTCAGATGGGCCGCAACGAAGCGTTTAATCACGGCGGCAATATGGTGGCGGCGGTGCTGGCAGGCGTCGCGATGTGGCTGTGGGGCATCGGTGCCGTATTTATTCTGATGACCGGCATGGCCGTTTTCACCGCGCTTTGCGTAGTGGCGATCCGTGAACAGGATATCGATCACGATGTGGCGCGCGGCATTGAAAAAAATGACCAGGCCCATGCCGTACCGCAACTCTCCGTGCTGCTGCGTAACCCGGTGCTTATCACAACCGGGCTTACGCTGCTGCTGTTTCACTTAGGCAATGCCGCGCTGCTGCCGATGCTGAGCATGCGCGTGGCGTCCACGGGCAGCAGCCTGTGGAGCCCGGGTCTTTACGCCGCGGCAACGGTGGTGATTTCGCAGTGCGTCATGATCCCGGTCGCGCTCTTCACCGCCTCGCAGGCACAGCGCTATGGCTATCGCAGGCTTATTCTGATTGCGCTGATCGTGCTGCCAGTCCGCGCCGCGCTCGCGGCAAGCTTTGCCGGGCCGCTGTCCGTGATACCGGTGCAAATCCTTGATGGCGTTGCTGCCGGGATTTTAGGTGTCGCGGTGCCGGGCTATATCGTTAACGCGCTGCGCGGCTCCGGGCACGTCAATGCCGGGCAAAGCGTCATTATGCTGATGCAGGGCGCGGGCGCGGCGTTCAGCCCGGCGCTGGCGGGCAGTATCGTCGCGCACGCCTCCTGGAGCGCCTCGTTCGCGGCGCTGGGCGTGGTGGCGCTGGCCGCGCTCATCGTCTGGTGGCGTGCGGGCGAGCGGGTATCGGCGACGGCCTGA
- a CDS encoding nuclear transport factor 2 family protein produces MQTFTIDTVLNALLNQQERPLEDVLDSYFSPDYRQRTDGAWDDRQGFAHHARKLRELISFASIDVLDELRDGRRYATRHRVQCTKRDGEEVVMEVYMFAETDDKGRFTRIEETTLMLEGKAHDRDLGSAR; encoded by the coding sequence ATGCAAACTTTTACCATTGATACCGTTCTGAATGCCCTGCTTAACCAGCAGGAACGCCCGCTTGAAGACGTGCTTGATAGTTACTTTAGTCCTGACTACCGGCAGCGCACCGATGGTGCCTGGGACGACCGTCAGGGGTTCGCACATCATGCACGTAAACTGAGGGAACTCATTTCGTTCGCCAGCATCGATGTGCTTGATGAACTGCGCGACGGAAGACGCTACGCCACCCGGCACCGTGTTCAGTGCACAAAGCGCGACGGAGAAGAGGTGGTGATGGAGGTCTATATGTTCGCCGAAACCGACGACAAGGGACGCTTCACCCGCATTGAGGAAACGACGCTTATGCTCGAGGGTAAAGCGCACGATCGCGATTTAGGCAGCGCGCGATAA
- the ybcJ gene encoding ribosome-associated protein YbcJ, with the protein MATFSLGKHPHVELCDLLKLEGWSESGAQAKIVISEGLVTVDGAVETRKRCKIVAGQTVSFDGQSVTVTA; encoded by the coding sequence ATGGCAACATTTTCTTTAGGTAAACACCCTCACGTCGAACTGTGCGACCTGCTGAAGCTCGAAGGCTGGAGCGAAAGCGGCGCGCAGGCGAAAATCGTGATTTCCGAAGGTCTGGTGACCGTCGACGGCGCGGTGGAAACCCGCAAGCGCTGCAAAATCGTCGCCGGACAAACCGTCAGCTTCGACGGTCAGAGCGTCACGGTCACGGCGTGA
- a CDS encoding DUF1304 domain-containing protein yields the protein MVATILIALVAIIHVYIVVLEMFLWDTKTGHKAFNLSADFARDSRVLAANQGLYNGFLAAGLFCGLWLGDSGLPFKFFFLVCVLIAEIFGAITASRKILYVQALPALLALIALWMGL from the coding sequence ATGGTAGCCACCATTCTTATTGCGCTTGTCGCCATTATTCATGTCTATATCGTCGTGCTCGAAATGTTTTTATGGGATACGAAAACAGGCCATAAGGCGTTTAATCTGAGCGCCGACTTCGCGCGCGACAGCCGGGTGCTGGCCGCCAATCAGGGGCTGTATAACGGCTTTTTAGCGGCGGGGTTATTCTGCGGGCTATGGCTCGGCGACAGCGGTTTGCCATTTAAGTTTTTCTTTCTGGTTTGCGTGCTGATTGCCGAGATTTTTGGTGCAATTACCGCCAGCAGGAAAATACTGTATGTTCAGGCGCTGCCCGCGCTGCTGGCGTTAATCGCGCTATGGATGGGGCTGTAA